The Malassezia restricta chromosome I, complete sequence genome contains the following window.
ACGTGGCCATCAGATCGACATCGTGAGGAGTCAAGTGCGCACAGCAAATAACGATGCCGGAAAAGATATCGCGTGGGTCGGGGGAATAGAGCTTGACAGGTTGTGGGTGCCGTAATGCCATGGACCGCTCGGCCCAAGCGGGCGTGACAGCAACAGGACTAGCCTCTTCAGAAACAGTGACATCATCATATTCCATGTGCCTGCACCATGTCGCATATTCACAATGAATCGTTTCCGTGATAAAATGTGTTACCAACTCACGGAATGTGGCAGCGCGATTGGATGCGGAATCGAATTGCGCACTATCCACAGCGGTTGCGCCATGCTTCAAAAGATCGTTCGAAATCTGTATTAAAGTATCATCTTATACGTACTTTTTCTCCTCTGAACGGATCGACATTCTCCGCGATGACGAATCGCACTCCATccatgacgcgtcgcgtcAAGTAAAGCCCCCTGGCGTGGCAACTTGGTTAGCATAAGCACCCACGTGCTCGTGAGTGGAGACGAAGAAAAAACGCGCGCATTTGCCAGGGACAGCTGCAACGATGGCGTGCTACGTCGTCATATGCCTCCACAATAAAGATCTCGATGAGGTGATTGCCATGGCAAAAAGTCCAGCCGCACGACCGTCGCCAGCCACACTTTCTCAACTCACCATACTCTCGTCCGGGACGCGTTGACTTCGACTCGCGCTCTGTATACGCTTCTTTTCCAGTATGGAGGCGAGAAAAGCGTCAAGGACATTATGGGATCGCACGAAGTCGATCGCCAAAAGGGTCGTACGATACGATGACACGGAGGCGAACCGACTGGGTGTCCCGATGGTCGGTGTGCAAGACTATATGGGTGAAATGGTTGATCATCCTTGGGAGAAGGCTGTACATTACTTGGATTCTCTTTTCCCATTTCGCCATTGGATTTTGTCATACAATCTGACGTGGCTGTTCGGTGATCTCATTGCAGGAATTACAGTTGCTCTGGTTCTTGTGCCACAGTCGATGTCGTATGCCAACATTGCAGGACTTGCTCCGCAGTTTGGTCTGTATTCTTCATTTGTCGGTGTCGTTATTTATGCCCTGTTCGCTACATCGAAGGACGTGACAATCGGTCCGGTGGCTGTCATGTCGCTCCAGACAGCCACCGTCATCAAAAAGATCAATGAAACCTATCCTGATCGCCACTATGAGGCACATATGATCGCATCGGCCCTTGCATTTTTGTGTGGTATTATTACTTTGGGTGTTGGTTTGCTGCGTTTGGGATGGCTCGTTGAGTTTATCCCTGCGCCGGCCGTTAGTGGTTTCATGACGGGATCCGCTCTAACTATTCTGGTCGGCCAGCTTCCATCGCTCTTCGGAGAGTCGAATGTGCCGAGCCATGGAGCCATGTATCTGACCGTGATAAGATTCTTCAGGGAATTGCCGACCACGAAGCTCGATGCAGCGTTTGGCATTCCGGCGCTGGTCTTTTTGTACTTTATCCGTTCGGCATGCAATTACATCGCCAAGCGGTATCCGAAATATGCGCGCGTTGCGTTCTTTGTGTCGGTCCTGCGCAGTGCTTTTGTCATTATCGTCCTTACGATCGCCAGTCGTGTGTGGTTGGGTCCCGAACAAAAGAGCGATTACCCCATCACGATCATAAACCACGTGCCGCGTGGATTCAGGAACATGGGCCAACCTTCCTTGCCGCAGGATGTAACGTCAGCTATTGGACCTAACCTGCCGGCCTCCGTCATTTTGCTTCTGTTGGAGCATATCGCTATATCCAAGTCATTTGGTCGTCTGAACAATTACAAGATCAATCCGAACCAAGAACTGATTGCCATTGGTGTCACCAATCTGATCGGCCCTTGCTTTGGTGGATACGCAGCTACAGGATCGTTCTCGCGATCGGCTGTCAAGTCTAAGTCTGGCGTTCGTACGCCTTTAGCTGGCTGGATCACGGCCATTGTCGTGCTCATTGCTATTTATGCACTTTCGGGTGTGTTCTTCTGGATCCCTAAGGCGGCCCTGTCGGCTGTCATTATCCATGCGGTCGGCGACCTGATTGCGCCACCATCGTTGCTATACAAATTCTGGCTGATGAACCCGCTTGAGCTTCTTATTTGGGTGGCTTCTGTGGTGGTGACGATTTTTACTAGTGTAGACTATGGTGTCTACACCTCGGTGGCGGCCTCGGCAGCTCTATTGCTCATCCGCATTGCGCGTCCGCGTGGACACTGGCTAGGTGTCGTGCGCGTGGAGCACAATGACCCATCTATTGCTGGTggtgcgcagcagcgcaatGTGTTTATGCCCATGGATGTCCAGGATGGTCTTCGAGACCCTTCTGTGCACGTGGAaccgccgccacctggAGTGTTTGTGTACCGTGTGGAAGAGTCGTTTACGTACCCGAATGCTTCGCACATGGCCGAGGTCATTACTGACAAGATCAAGAGGCACACGCGCCCGGGTCGTGCCGCGGTATCGAAGACGGGTGATCGCCCATGGAATGATCCGGGCCCACCGAATGTCCGACTCGTTAGGGCGTTTCGCGCGTGTACGTGGTACTACCACCGACACAAGGACGCACCTGCGCTGCAAGAAGAGCTGGAAGAGCGGATGCGTATTGAGAAGGAGGATCCGCGCCCTTACCTGCATGCACTGGTGCTTGACTTTGGCTCTGTGGCGAATGTTGACTCTACATCGGTGCAGGTGCTGGTGGATTTGCGTAACGCATTGGAACGGTACCGTGGCGGTCCGGTGCAGTTCCACTTTGCCCATATTCTGAGCCCATGGATCCGTCGTGCGCTCCTGGCTGGTGGATTCGGAACTGGCCGAATTCATCGCCATGTGACGGAAATTGCATCTGTCGTCCAACAGGGCGATGCAAGGGCTGTAGGCGAGCGGCGTTCGCCGTCGCCTGAGAAGCCACCGCTGCCGGAAGCAGGGGAAGATGACGACTACTTGCACAGGCCCCCGCACGATGACCTTGAGTCGCAAGTGCCTGCACAGGTCACGGCCGAAATGGACAAACTCGACTTTGAAATTCGCCACTTGGACGCCATGTATGCGCAAGAGTCGAAGCAAGAGTCGAGTATGTCCTCTCCCAGTATTACAGTGCCGATTATGTGGAATAATGAGCTGACGCCCTACTTCCATCTTGACCTGGCTGCCGCAGTCTCGGCAGCGACAGACAGCTTGTCGCCTTTGCAAGAGCCATCGGCTGCTTAATGAAGCTGCTTTTCATGATACCCCAATTCCACGATACGTGGAACCCCGAATATAGACTTAATTCCCATGTGTATGTAATGCAAGTTACCTCGTTCCTTTTTTTCATCCGACCCAGTGTGGGTGTCATGCAGTAAGATGAGTGGCCCGGCAGACGCAGCGAGGCGAGAGAGTGCTTCCTCCGTCTCTattgatgcgctcgtggacgaAATTGACCAGGTCATGGACGACatgcgcgatgcaccgcctAGCATGTCGGATGCCTCGcggtcgtcgtccatctGCAGTGGGGCCGGTcgccgacggcgcccaTTGCCACAGACCCCGCCCCTCCCACCTGCGTGGCAGAGTCATTCGATGCAGACTGGTTCGTCTACCGTGATGTCTCCTgcgccgatgcgccgcgatgcagAGCGACCTTGGCCCTCCGTATCGCGGCAGAGCAGTATCGATTCGGTCTTGCCAGCTTACACGCAACGAACCGAGGCTGagccgcatgcgcatgtgTCTTCCTTGATCGGCACATCCGTGGACTTGTCTCGTCTGTCCCAAGTATCACAACTGCTAAGCTGCATCTTGGAACGCAAGCCGCTCATCAAAGGCAGCGTGGTGTATCCCCTGAGTTTTACCGGGCGCACACTGATTGAGACGTTGACATCGATGATCACACAGTATGCAAAGGTCTCTCCATGTTTTGAGCTGGATCCTACAGCGCTGGAGGGCACAGCGCACCAGCTGGCGTTGAGCATGGCTCACTCGCTCAAGACACAGCTCTACGTCCACGAGGCTGACTGGGAAGAGCAGGACATTACGAATGACCTGGGAGGTGTGTACATGTTGTCGACCGACAGTCTGAGTACGAAAAAGGACGTGCCTGGTCAAGACGCAGTGCATGGGATCCACACACAGCTGTTTGTCGTAAGCCAAGACATCCACGTCGCCCTCAGTGccacggcggccgcggccTGTATGACAGCGGCCGAAGGCGAGCGGCCGACAGGGATCA
Protein-coding sequences here:
- a CDS encoding solute carrier family 26 (sodium-independent sulfate anion transporter), member 11, producing the protein MEARKASRTLWDRTKSIAKRVVRYDDTEANRLGVPMVGVQDYMGEMVDHPWEKAVHYLDSLFPFRHWILSYNLTWLFGDLIAGITVALVLVPQSMSYANIAGLAPQFGLYSSFVGVVIYALFATSKDVTIGPVAVMSLQTATVIKKINETYPDRHYEAHMIASALAFLCGIITLGVGLLRLGWLVEFIPAPAVSGFMTGSALTILVGQLPSLFGESNVPSHGAMYLTVIRFFRELPTTKLDAAFGIPALVFLYFIRSACNYIAKRYPKYARVAFFVSVLRSAFVIIVLTIASRVWLGPEQKSDYPITIINHVPRGFRNMGQPSLPQDVTSAIGPNLPASVILLLLEHIAISKSFGRLNNYKINPNQELIAIGVTNLIGPCFGGYAATGSFSRSAVKSKSGVRTPLAGWITAIVVLIAIYALSGVFFWIPKAALSAVIIHAVGDLIAPPSLLYKFWLMNPLELLIWVASVVVTIFTSVDYGVYTSVAASAALLLIRIARPRGHWLGVVRVEHNDPSIAGGAQQRNVFMPMDVQDGLRDPSVHVEPPPPGVFVYRVEESFTYPNASHMAEVITDKIKRHTRPGRAAVSKTGDRPWNDPGPPNVRLVRAFRACTWYYHRHKDAPALQEELEERMRIEKEDPRPYLHALVLDFGSVANVDSTSVQVLVDLRNALERYRGGPVQFHFAHILSPWIRRALLAGGFGTGRIHRHVTEIASVVQQGDARAVGERRSPSPEKPPLPEAGEDDDYLHRPPHDDLESQVPAQVTAEMDKLDFEIRHLDAMYAQESKQESSMSSPSITVPIMWNNELTPYFHLDLAAAVSAATDSLSPLQEPSAA